The Streptomyces racemochromogenes DNA segment GCGGCCGCGCCACCTCCACCGGGCTCGTCGTACCGTTCCGGCCGCTGGCCGAGGCGCTGTCCTCGCGGTTCCGGGCGGCCGGCGCACCCGACGATCCCGAACTCCAGCCCTACCGGCCCGCGCTGGCCGGCCTCGTACCGGAGTGGCGGTCCGCCGCGGCGGCGCCCGGATACGCGATATCGCTGGTCGAACTGGCCGAGGCACTGCTCAGGCTGCTGGCGGTGCTCGGCCGCGAGCGGGGCTGCGTGATCCTCCTGGAGGACCTGCACGACTCCGACACCGAGACGATCGCGGTCGTCGAATACCTCGTCGACAACGTGGCGGAGCTGCCCGTCCTCCTGGTCGCCACCCTGCGCCCCGACCCCGGCCCGGCGCTGGACCTCGCCCTCGCCGCCGAGCTGCGCAACACCGTCGCCCTGCGCGAGCTGGGGCCGCTGGACGGGGCCGCCGTACGGGACATGGCGGCCGCGTGCCTGGACGCCGCGCCGGGTGAAGTGCCCCCGGCCGCGCACCGGCACCTCGCGCAGTGGGCCGGCGGGAACCCGTACCTGGTGGAGGTACTGCTGGCCGACCTGCTGGACACGGGACGGCTCAGCCGGGACGGCGACGGATGGCGGTTCGCGGAGCAGGGCGGGGCGACGGTGCCGGCGGGCGCGGTCCGCAGCTGGGCGCGCCGGCTGGACCGGCTGGACGAACCGGTGCGCGAACTGCTGCTCGTCGCGGCGACGCTGGGCGGCCGGTTCTCCGTCGGAGCCCTCCGGGCGGTGACCGGGCTCGACGACCGGGCCCTGTTCGCCCACCTCCGGTCGGCCTCCGAGGTCGGGATCATCGCCCCGGACGGGGCCGCCCACGACCACTACGCCTTCCGCCACGCTCTGACGGCGGACGCGCTCAGGGCCTCGCTGCCGCCCGCCGAGCAGGCCGCGCTGGCCCGCCGGGCGGCCTCGGCCATCGAGGACTCCGTCGACGGACTCGGCGGGGACCAGCGGCAGTTGATCGCCACTCTGCGACTGGCGGCGGGTGACAGGGAGGCCGCTTCCCGGCAGTTCGCCCAGGTGGGCCGGCAGATGCTGGACGCCGGCGCGTCGGGCTCGGCCGCCGTGCTGCTGGAGCGCGCCCGGGGACTCGCGTCCGACGGGGAGCGGCACGAGGTCACGGTGCAGCTGGCCATCGCCCAGGCCGAGTCCGGGCGGCTCGACGAGGCGGCCGCACTGCTCGACGACCTCCCGCCCGTGCCCGCCGGGTCGCTCGCCGCGGAGTTACGGGCCCAGGCGCACACGCAGGTCGCGTGGGTCGCGACCATGGCGGAGCAGAAGGAGGAGGCGCGCCGCCGGATCCGGGCGGCCCGCGCCCTGCTCGGAGCCGACCCCCGCCCGGAGCAGGAGGCGGCGCTCGCGGTGGTCGAGGGACACCTCGCGCTGCTGCCGCAGCGGGACGGCCCGGGCGGCAAGGACGGCCGCGAGCGACTCGAAGAGGCGGAACGTTCCGCCCGTCGTGCCGCGCTCACCGCGGAGCAGCGCGGCCGGCCCGTGGTGGCCTGCCAGGCGTGGCAGCTGCTGGCCATGCTGTCCCGGGAGCGCGGCTTCGACGAGGCCGACGCCTGCCTGGAACGGATGCTGGCCGTCGCCGAGGAGCACCGGCTCGCCGTGTACCGGGCCGAGGCACTCGTACGGCTCGGCACCAACGCGTTCATGCGGACCGGGGAGGCGACCCGCCTGGAGACCGCCCGCACGGCGGCCCGGGAACTCGGCTCGCTGGCCCTGCTCCAGGCGGTCGACGGGTTCCTCGCCATGCAGGGCGTGCTCGGCGGCCGCTGGGACCGGGCCCGGGAGATCACCGAACGGTCGGTTCAGGCCAGCGCCCGCCTCCAGAACCTCTCGACGCACCGCTACCTGCTCCTCGTCGACGCCACGCTCGCCGCCCACCAGGGACGCGCCCGGGACCAGGACAGGGCCCTGCTCCGGTTCCGCCGGGCGGGCGGCGAGGACTCCATGCTCGTGCCCCTCCAGCGCGGACTGTGCCAGGCCGTCGGCGCGCTCATGGGGGAGGACCGGGGCCGGGCGAAGGCCGAGATCGAGGCAGCGCTCGCCTGGGAGCGGGAGCACCCGAGCTTCTTCTACCTCAGCGGCCGCTACGGGCTCGGCCCCCTGCTGCGGGTCCTCGACGGCGAGGACACCGGCCGCGAGGCGCACCGGGAGGCGCTGGCCTCCCCGGGCGGCCAGCTCGCCTGGAACCGGATGTTCCTCGACCTGGCGGACGCGGTCCTGCGCGGCCGCGACGGCGACCCCGAGGGCGCGCGGCGCGCCGTGGAACGGGCCGGCCGCGCGGCGGCCGTGTTCCCGCAGGCCTGGCACCTCGCCCTGCGGCTCACCGCCGAGGCGGCGCTCGCCGACTCCTGGGGCGAACCGGTCGCCTGGCTGCGGACCGCCGAGGAGTACTTCCACGACGCGGGCGTACCGCCGGTGGCCGGAGCCTGCCGGGCCCTCATGCGGCAGGCGGGGGTCAGCGTCCCGCAACGCCGCGGCGGCCGCGAGCGGATCCCCGCGGGCCTGCGCACCGCGGGCGTCACCCCGCGCGAGTACGAGGTGTTCGTCCTGCTCGCCGAACGCCCCGGCAACCAGCAGATCGCCCAGAACCTGTGCATCTCGCCCCGCACGGTGGAGAAGCACATGGCGAGCCTGATGGCCAAGACCGGCTCCCCCGACCGCTCGGCCCTGTGCGCCCTGTCCGCGGAGTCCGCGGACGCCCCCTAACCACGGCCCGGCCCCCGCCGGTGCGGCCGCTGCCGGGATGGGGGCCGCCGCCGGCTATATGGGGGTCCGGTCCCCCATGACGGAGGTACGGCCCGCACGACTGTGCGGGCCCGGCACCGATGTGTGACGGGCGCGGCCCCCGGATCATCGGACGGACCGACCGACTCCCGTCACCCACGGAGGTTCGCCCGATGCCGCGTCCGTCCGCGCAGCCCCCAGCGCCGTCCGGCACGCTGAGGTTCTCCGTCCTCGGCCCGCTCACGGTCCACCGGGACGACCGGGCGCTGCCGCTCGGCCCGTTGAAGCAGCGGGTCGTCCTGGCCACCCTGCTCGGCGCGGCCAACAGCCCGGTGTCCGTCGACGCGCTGACCGACGCGGTCTGGCAGGAGGAGCCCCCGCGCACCGCCCGCAAGAACCTCCAGGTGTACGTGAGCGCCCTGCGCGCCCTGCTCGGAGACGACGGCCCCGACCGGCCGCGGCTCACCCACACGGGAGCGGGGTACGTGCTGCGCGTGGCCGAGGACGAGCTCGACCTCCTGCGGTTCCGCGCCCTCGTGCGGTCCGCCGAGGGGCAGCGGGGCCGCCCCGCCGCCCGGCTGCTGCGCCAGGCACTCGACCTGTGGCAGGGGCCCCCGCTGGGCGACGACCTGCGGCAGTCACCCCGGCTCGCCGAGGAGGCCGAACGGCTGGAACTGCACCGCCTGACGGCCTACGAGGGCTGGTCCGAGGCGGAACTCGAACTGGGCGGCGCACCCGCGGTGGCCGAGGAGCTGCGCGAACTCGTGGAGCGGCACCCGCTCCGGGAACGGCTCCGCTCCGCCTGGATGTGCGCGCTCAGCGGCTCCGGCCGGCAGGCCGAGGCGCTCGCCGCGTACGACGACTACCGCCAGCTCCTCGCCCGGGAACTGGGCCTGGAGCCGGGCGGCGCCATGGCGGCCCGCTACCGCGCGATCCTCGCCGGCGACGACCGGACCGGGACCGGCGCGGCCCCCCGTCCGCGGCCCGTCCGCCCAACCGTCTCCCTGCCGCCGGACCTCGCCGACTTCACCGGGCACGGCGAGGAACTGCGCGGGCTCACCGGATTCCTGGAGGACGAGGGCGCCGGCCGCGTCGCCCTGCTCTCGGGACCCGCCGGCGCCGGGAAGACCACCCTCGCCGTGCGGGCCGCCCACCTCCTCGCAGACCGGTTCCCCGACGGCCGGATCTGCGTCGGCCTGCGGGACGCGGAGGGCCGCACCCGCCCGCCGTCCGCCGTCCTCGCGGAACTCGGTGAACGCACCGGCCGGCCGGGCCCGTCCGGGCCCGAGGCGTGGCGCGAATGGCTGGCGGCGCACCGCGTGCTGGTGGTCCTGGACGACGTCCCCGACGAACGCGCCGTACGGCCGCTGCTCCCGTGCGGCGGGCGGGGCAGGGTGCTGCTCACCGCGCGCGGCCAGCTGGGCGGACTGGCACCCGTCCACCGGATCCCCGTCCCGCCGCTCGGCACCGCCGAGTCGGTGCAGCTGCTCGCGGGGCTCGTCGGCCAGGGCCGGGTACGGGCCGACCGGGAGGCCGCCCTGCGCATCGTGCGGGCCTGCGGCGGGTCGCCGCTCGCGGTCCGGGTGAGCGGGATGCGGCTCGCGGTCCTGCGCCACCTGCCGCTGCGGGAGTTCGCGGACCGGCTCACCGACCCCGCCGGGGCGCTCGACGAACTGACCTCCGGGGACGTGTCCGTCCGGCGGTGGCTGGCCCACGGCTGGGCGGCGCTGCCGCGGGAGTGGGGCCGGGACGCGGAACGGCTCGCCGCCGGCACCGGGGAGGGACCCTTCGGCCTGACCGAGGCGGCCGAGGCCCTCGGCTGCGACGAGCGGCACGCCGTACGGGTGGTGGAGGCGCTCATCGACGCCGGCATGGTGACCTCGCCCTGCGGGGAGGTCACCGCGCACGCGGCCCAGTACGAACTGCCGCACCTGATACGCATGTACGCGCGCGGCTCCGGCCTCGGCACCCCCGCGCTGACCTAGGCCGTGTCCCGACCGGGGCGCCCCGGGGCCGGCAGGCCCGCCTGCCGGGCCAGGAAGGCCAGGCACTCGGCCTGCAGGGCCACCGCGCGGGACGCGGACCGGTCGCCGTGTCCGACGCCGCGCTCCAGCCGAAGCAGCACCGGACCGGTGCCCGAGGTGGCGTGCTGGAGCGCGGCGCACATCTTGCGGGCGTGCAGCGGATCGGTCCGGGTGTCCCCGTCCGCGGCGACCAGCAGCACCGCGGGGTAGGCCGTCCCGGGCGTGACCCGGTGGTAGGGGGAGTAGCCGAACAGCACCGGCAGCAGGGCGGGGTCGTCCGCGCTGCCGTACTCGGGCGTCCAGCTGGGCCCGAGGCCGGACCGTTCGTAGCGGACCATGTCCAGCAGGGGGGCCGCGCACACCACGCCGGCGTACTTCCCCGGCTCCCGGGTGAGGGCGGCGCCCACCAGCAGCCCGCCGTTGGAGCCGCCCATGACGGTGAGCCGGCCCGGCCCGGTCCAGCCCTGCGCGATCAGGTGGTCGCCCGCCGCGGCGAAGTCCTCGAAGGTGTTCGGCTTGTTCTTCCCGCTGCCCGCCAGGTGCCAGGCCTCGCCCTCCTCGCCGCCGCCGCGCAGGCCCGCCCAGGCGAACACCCCGCCCGCCCTGACCCAGGCGAGGACCTGGGCGCGGTACCGGGGCGACATGGTCTTGCCGAAGCCGCCGTAGCCGGTGAGCAGGGCGGGGCGCGGCACGTCGGGGCGGCCGGTCGGGGAGATCACGAACATCCGCACCGTCGTGCCGTCGCGCGACGGGAAGGACACCTGGCGGGTGACCGCGCCCCCGGCGCCCGGGGCGTCCGGGGCGCCGCGCTCCCAGCGCGTCACCCGGCCCGTGCGGGCGTCGAAGCGCAGCACCCGTGGCGGTGTGACGAAGTCGGTGTAGGCGAAGTAGGCCTCGTGCCCGCCGGGCGGCCCCGCGCGGAAGTCGCCGACCGCGCCGGCCCCGGGCAGCGGGACCACACCGACCTGCCGGCCCTCGACCAGGTCGTGCACGGTCACCTCGGCCACCGTGTTCCGCGTCCAGGCGGCCAGGCCGAGCGGATGCTCCAGCTCCGGACCGGAGAGCACGGTGAGGTGGGTCAGCACCGCGTCGGGCCGTTCGGGGACCACCTCGCGCCAGGCGCCGGGGCCCAGGTGCAGCTCGGCGGGCCGGCACGAGACGACGCGTCCGCGGGCGGCGTCGCGGTCGGTCCGCAGCCACACCGGGTCCCGGGGACCGGTGCCGGGCACCGCGTAGAGGCGGGTGGCGGCGTCCATGCCCTCCTGGACGGCCCGCAGCCGCGGGCGCTCGGGCGGCCCCGCCCACAGGTCGGCCAGGTGGAGGTCGGTGCCGCGGCCGGTGCCGAGCGTGGCCGTGACGGCCAGCCAGCGGCCGTCGGCGGTGACGCGGACACTGTAGAACTGGGTCTTGTCCCGCCCCTTCCCGAAGACCACGGCGTCCGTCGCGGGGTCGGTGCCGACCCGGTGCAGGCACACCCGCCGGTGGTAGCGCCCCTCGCCGGGGTGCAGCCGCGGGTCGAGGTTCCTGACGTAGTAGAACGCCCCGCCGCCGGGCAGCCAGCCGATCGAGGACCTGCGCACCCGGTCCACCGGCCCGTCGACGACCTTCCCCGTCGCCACGTCCAGCACCCGCAGCAGCGAGTCCTCCGTACCGTTGCGGGACACCTGGTAGGCCAGCAGGTCGCCCTCCACGGAGGGCTCCCAGGCATCGAGCACGGTGCGTCCGGACGGGTCGAGGCCGACGGGGTCGAGCAGCACCCGCTGCGCCCCGGCCTCCGCCACCATCAGCACGGGATGCTCCCGTCCGGCGTCCTGCCGCAGCCAGAACACCCTGTCCCCGCGGACCTCGGGCGAGCGGACGCGGTCCACGGCGTCGATCGCCGCCACCTCGGCCCGCCATCGCTCCAGGTCCGCCCAGGACGCCCGTTCCGCCTCGTAGAGCGCGTCCTGCTCCGCGACCCAGCGCAGCGTGTCCGGGGCCTCGGCGTCCTCCAGCGCCCGGTACGGGTCGGGGACGCGCACGCCGTGCAGCTCCTCGACGGCGTCCTGCCGTTCGGCGTACGGATAGCGGCGGGGCTCCGGTGTCACTCGCTGCTCCCTCATCTGGGTTCGGGCCGGGATACGGGGTGCGGCGCGGGCGGGCCCTTCGGGACGTCTGGCCCGGCGGTCCGCCCGGCGGCGTCCTCCGTACGGGGCAGGGCGGCCATCGCGTAGAAGCCGGCCAGGAGGACGATCAGCCCCGACGCGGCGATGACCGTGTCGACGGGGCCGAACCGGAGCCCGCCGAGCGAGCCGTGCGCGTCCCGCAGGACGGATCCGGCGAGCCAGCCGGACAGGGTCGCGGAGAGCATCGAAGCCAGCCGGGTCACCGGGTAGAACACGGCCATCACGCGGCCCCGGTAGTCCGGGGGCGCCGCCGCCAGCAGCAGCGGCGACATCGCGGTGTTCAGCACGGTGAGCGGAACGGTGAACACGAACAGCAGGGCGGTGCCGCCGGTGAAGGAGGTCTGCCGGGAGTAGGCGACCAGCAGCACACCGCTGACCAGCAGGGCGGTCCAGGTGGTCCGGCGGGCCCCGAGCCACCGCACCACCCGGCCCCCGGCCAGCGCCCCCGCGATGCCGCCCGCGCCCATGGCCATGCCGAGGTATCCGTAGAGGCGGGCGTCCGCGTGGAGGTTGTCGGTGGCGAAGAAGACGTTGAGGGTGCCCAGCGCCCCGATCCCGAACTGCCCTATGACGGAGAGCAGGAGCAGCGCCACCAGGAAGCCGCTGCCCGCGAAGAACCGCAGGCCGTCCGCGAACTCCCGCCGCAGCGAAGCCCGTTGCCGTCCGGCGGGCCGCCGCGGGCCGCCCGGTCCGGCGGGGTTCGTGCCGGTGCCGGGGAGGCGGATGGAGCGGATGGCGGCGTAGGACACCGCGTACGTCAGGCCGTTGAAGAGCAGGGCCCACTGCAGTCCGGCGCCGAACAGCAGCGGTGCGGCGAGCGGCGGCCCGACGATCCAGGCCGTCTCGCCCGTGGCCTGCCCGATGCCGGCCGCCCGGGCGCGGTCGGCGTCCCCGGTCACCAGGTCGGCGAGGACGGCGAAGCGCGCCGGGGAGAAGAACTGGCCGGCCGTGTGCAGCAGGAGGACGGTCGCGTAGACCACGGCGAGCCAGACGCCGGCCGGGAGGGCGTCGGCCGGCAGGAAGGCGACGGCCGTCAGCACGGCGACCAGCGCGCCGCGGAGCACCTCGGAGCGCAGCATCGTGGCGCGCTTGTCCCAGCGGTCGACGAACACGCCCGCGAGCGGGCCGATGACCAGCACGGCGACGCTCGACGCCATCACGATGCCGCTGACCGCGAGCGGCGCCCACGGCTCGTCCTTCGCCAGCACGGTGGCCACCCACAGCACCAGCGTCGTGCTGAAGACGGCGTCCCCGACGGAGGACACGGCCTGGCCGATCCACAGCCGGGTGTAGTCGCGGTTGATCAGGGTCAGCCGCGGGGTCACGACGGCCTCGGCGACGAGACGACCAGCGCCATCAGGGCGGT contains these protein-coding regions:
- a CDS encoding MFS transporter; the protein is MTPRLTLINRDYTRLWIGQAVSSVGDAVFSTTLVLWVATVLAKDEPWAPLAVSGIVMASSVAVLVIGPLAGVFVDRWDKRATMLRSEVLRGALVAVLTAVAFLPADALPAGVWLAVVYATVLLLHTAGQFFSPARFAVLADLVTGDADRARAAGIGQATGETAWIVGPPLAAPLLFGAGLQWALLFNGLTYAVSYAAIRSIRLPGTGTNPAGPGGPRRPAGRQRASLRREFADGLRFFAGSGFLVALLLLSVIGQFGIGALGTLNVFFATDNLHADARLYGYLGMAMGAGGIAGALAGGRVVRWLGARRTTWTALLVSGVLLVAYSRQTSFTGGTALLFVFTVPLTVLNTAMSPLLLAAAPPDYRGRVMAVFYPVTRLASMLSATLSGWLAGSVLRDAHGSLGGLRFGPVDTVIAASGLIVLLAGFYAMAALPRTEDAAGRTAGPDVPKGPPAPHPVSRPEPR
- a CDS encoding AfsR/SARP family transcriptional regulator produces the protein MPRPSAQPPAPSGTLRFSVLGPLTVHRDDRALPLGPLKQRVVLATLLGAANSPVSVDALTDAVWQEEPPRTARKNLQVYVSALRALLGDDGPDRPRLTHTGAGYVLRVAEDELDLLRFRALVRSAEGQRGRPAARLLRQALDLWQGPPLGDDLRQSPRLAEEAERLELHRLTAYEGWSEAELELGGAPAVAEELRELVERHPLRERLRSAWMCALSGSGRQAEALAAYDDYRQLLARELGLEPGGAMAARYRAILAGDDRTGTGAAPRPRPVRPTVSLPPDLADFTGHGEELRGLTGFLEDEGAGRVALLSGPAGAGKTTLAVRAAHLLADRFPDGRICVGLRDAEGRTRPPSAVLAELGERTGRPGPSGPEAWREWLAAHRVLVVLDDVPDERAVRPLLPCGGRGRVLLTARGQLGGLAPVHRIPVPPLGTAESVQLLAGLVGQGRVRADREAALRIVRACGGSPLAVRVSGMRLAVLRHLPLREFADRLTDPAGALDELTSGDVSVRRWLAHGWAALPREWGRDAERLAAGTGEGPFGLTEAAEALGCDERHAVRVVEALIDAGMVTSPCGEVTAHAAQYELPHLIRMYARGSGLGTPALT
- a CDS encoding prolyl oligopeptidase family serine peptidase → MTPEPRRYPYAERQDAVEELHGVRVPDPYRALEDAEAPDTLRWVAEQDALYEAERASWADLERWRAEVAAIDAVDRVRSPEVRGDRVFWLRQDAGREHPVLMVAEAGAQRVLLDPVGLDPSGRTVLDAWEPSVEGDLLAYQVSRNGTEDSLLRVLDVATGKVVDGPVDRVRRSSIGWLPGGGAFYYVRNLDPRLHPGEGRYHRRVCLHRVGTDPATDAVVFGKGRDKTQFYSVRVTADGRWLAVTATLGTGRGTDLHLADLWAGPPERPRLRAVQEGMDAATRLYAVPGTGPRDPVWLRTDRDAARGRVVSCRPAELHLGPGAWREVVPERPDAVLTHLTVLSGPELEHPLGLAAWTRNTVAEVTVHDLVEGRQVGVVPLPGAGAVGDFRAGPPGGHEAYFAYTDFVTPPRVLRFDARTGRVTRWERGAPDAPGAGGAVTRQVSFPSRDGTTVRMFVISPTGRPDVPRPALLTGYGGFGKTMSPRYRAQVLAWVRAGGVFAWAGLRGGGEEGEAWHLAGSGKNKPNTFEDFAAAGDHLIAQGWTGPGRLTVMGGSNGGLLVGAALTREPGKYAGVVCAAPLLDMVRYERSGLGPSWTPEYGSADDPALLPVLFGYSPYHRVTPGTAYPAVLLVAADGDTRTDPLHARKMCAALQHATSGTGPVLLRLERGVGHGDRSASRAVALQAECLAFLARQAGLPAPGRPGRDTA
- a CDS encoding helix-turn-helix transcriptional regulator, with translation MRATSSVIVGRDAEIRVLDEALESVGRGAGRAVFLVGEAGIGKSRLAGESALRAYDRDMPVLRGRATSTGLVVPFRPLAEALSSRFRAAGAPDDPELQPYRPALAGLVPEWRSAAAAPGYAISLVELAEALLRLLAVLGRERGCVILLEDLHDSDTETIAVVEYLVDNVAELPVLLVATLRPDPGPALDLALAAELRNTVALRELGPLDGAAVRDMAAACLDAAPGEVPPAAHRHLAQWAGGNPYLVEVLLADLLDTGRLSRDGDGWRFAEQGGATVPAGAVRSWARRLDRLDEPVRELLLVAATLGGRFSVGALRAVTGLDDRALFAHLRSASEVGIIAPDGAAHDHYAFRHALTADALRASLPPAEQAALARRAASAIEDSVDGLGGDQRQLIATLRLAAGDREAASRQFAQVGRQMLDAGASGSAAVLLERARGLASDGERHEVTVQLAIAQAESGRLDEAAALLDDLPPVPAGSLAAELRAQAHTQVAWVATMAEQKEEARRRIRAARALLGADPRPEQEAALAVVEGHLALLPQRDGPGGKDGRERLEEAERSARRAALTAEQRGRPVVACQAWQLLAMLSRERGFDEADACLERMLAVAEEHRLAVYRAEALVRLGTNAFMRTGEATRLETARTAARELGSLALLQAVDGFLAMQGVLGGRWDRAREITERSVQASARLQNLSTHRYLLLVDATLAAHQGRARDQDRALLRFRRAGGEDSMLVPLQRGLCQAVGALMGEDRGRAKAEIEAALAWEREHPSFFYLSGRYGLGPLLRVLDGEDTGREAHREALASPGGQLAWNRMFLDLADAVLRGRDGDPEGARRAVERAGRAAAVFPQAWHLALRLTAEAALADSWGEPVAWLRTAEEYFHDAGVPPVAGACRALMRQAGVSVPQRRGGRERIPAGLRTAGVTPREYEVFVLLAERPGNQQIAQNLCISPRTVEKHMASLMAKTGSPDRSALCALSAESADAP